In Spinacia oleracea cultivar Varoflay chromosome 5, BTI_SOV_V1, whole genome shotgun sequence, a single window of DNA contains:
- the LOC110802141 gene encoding protein FAR1-RELATED SEQUENCE 8-like, with translation MVEFVGNDNNEDVIEEVNITNDEEETGVDDDVVTPPFVGMVFHSWEEVDKYYKRYGRQQGFGILRAAGSYVQKGGAKSKELRGYLWKCECYGRAVYRHRVEGKRVYSIRDKLCTKRSKKCDCPVLMYCNRTKDGDWVVKRAVNEHKNHCPTPRKSKYVPRYRQEDINSLVKRKMFNDYNSGANVLQIFNCLASERNEVENVTFTKKYLQNIISRDKAEKMKVGDWNAMWKYFKAMSTDNENFFHKHRVGMDNKLQDVMWVNARSRASYEEFRDVVVFDSTYLTNEYDLPFSNFVGVNHHGQTILLGCALLSHEDSETFEWLFTTWFSCMPNKKPIGFLSDQDAATRKAL, from the coding sequence atggttgaATTTGTTGGGAATGATAATAATGAGGATGTAATTGAGGAAGTAAACATTACTAATGATGAAGAAGAAACTGGAGTAGATGATGATGTAGTGACTCCTCCATTTGTTGGGATGGTATTCCACAGTTGGGAAGAAGTGGACAAGTACTACAAAAGGTATGGAAGACAACAAGGATTTGGCATACTCCGTGCTGCTGGGTCGTATGTGCAAAAGGGTGGGGCAAAATCAAAGGAACTGAGGGGATACTTGTGGAAGTGTGAATGTTATGGTCGTGCAGTGTATAGGCATCGGGTTGAGGGGAAAAGGGTTTACTCAATTAGGGATAAGCTTTGCACTAAAAGGTCAAAGAAATGTGATTGTCCGGTTCTAATGTATTGCAACAGGACTAAGGATGGGGATTGGGTGGTTAAAAGGGCAGTTAATGAGCATAAGAACCATTGTCCAACACCGAGGAAGTCTAAGTATGTTCCTAGGTATCGACAGGAAGACATCAACTCTCTTGTAAAGAGGAAGATGTTCAATGACTACAACTCGGGTGCTAATGTTCTTCAGATATTTAACTGTCTAGCTAGCGAGAGGAACGAAGTTGAGAATGTGACATTCACCAAAAAATATCTTCAAaatattatttctagggataaGGCAGAAAAGATGAAGGTGGGAGATTGGAATGCAATGTGGAAGTACTTTAAAGCGATGTCTACTGATAACGAAAATTTCTTTCATAAGCATAGGGTGGGTATGGATAACAAATTACAGGATGTGATGTGGGTAAATGCTAGGAGTAGAGCTTCTTACGAAGAGTTTAGAGATGTTGTAGTATTTGACTCCACCTATTTAACAAATGAGTATGACCTGCCATTTTCTAACTTTGTTGGGGTTAATcaccatggtcaaaccattcttcTTGGGTGTGCATTGTTATCCCATGAAGATTCAGAGACTTTTGAATGGTTATTTACCACTTGGTTTTCATGTATGCCTAACAAAAAACCCATAGGTTTTCTTAGTGACCAAGACGCTGCCACGAGGAAGGCCCTATGA